In Xylocopa sonorina isolate GNS202 chromosome 3, iyXylSono1_principal, whole genome shotgun sequence, one genomic interval encodes:
- the Rbcn-3a gene encoding rabconnectin-3 alpha isoform X4 encodes MNCHQILSGACNAGDRCYAVGSVEGISFTAYAAGCNIVILASNFERVQIIPGAVHNYIRISCLDCSTDTGKIAAAYENQVCIFEPTPLIHSTCSHQLEYRWVQTGSLTTESNISSLSWNLEGTRLLTGGELLQLWHQNITPFQEEQLLKMNVVRTQEGIVTGREENTSNVLPDSSTVTFSIGGDAESPAPCDSSSGNEPGAWNCVWKCRTATPVHLMSFSPDGTLFATTGYNDRLVKIWFENKQLFSTRNMDHTNVTQFMGSDSYSFVYVAHPRAVTHLSWRKTSKYMPKRSGSNMLVTSCRDNICRVWAETIPPEVEGLANMSQFEGSDRHDHHGKHRHHNMHKHRFMQRLKHMKTCFHIRRHAKQQHQAGHTTAPTLPTLPSTYSVHDFHNNYQGTGHYPGMHFHLAASINAETDIPLVPSLITGDPEREPNFILHWLNNKEMHFTMQAESILQELTRKVVEKEEGLHQQDIDHADHDSEEEGLSKKGIRLQPIQKPASTVRSMSQEEHSSDEHHTTHTVSSHHSLPHSAHSHQSLSNTTSINSIATDVTSSINHVPDSLDTKIETLLRDWHHNPDLLFSIHPIDGSFLIWHIEWLDEYHPGSFRQAQISFSTRIPNAFPLGDASTMSHSVSMYSHNTGGPLLNIREVAKSSTKVSSDAADVATPLPSLIEQDEEQSTLTSRTGQELLKNLESSSDPNQNTAKDKDGHLENGKSNQETVDLLAHPSPIVSMVSKHSNGTLNLWQLTFADKTKFSQVLSIGHASRASGHRFRVNDITCHPVLPLLVTTSHHNIPESGTQCQNIDSNENVSNKSDSNKTTPKDISPTGFCSELILWRVDTVGPLSKSGGVSELARINSPEISAFCNVAWIPTLLPSTTLGNLSNSPSACFVASDGECLRVYQAVIDARTLLAEVSISERRSRMMDSMASLSTDMSSDDGIRQSIHDRIKIVSQQSTARPGCVIQLDAIADATHDWQNTQFLHVFQEQLITGDRNDEKQVGVDTSVNNLGLMESTLDAMVDLQQSAIFEEPFYIVVLERTQQGTTVHMWRLVIASQPETTGLSESMMYVPDSHLVQDEDEEGTPGRYNHAEGRRSRRTSQSRRESQGDTDMFFQRRPQNSHVLITTTKVCTQELPLPDGVEVIHAAPAAGHLSSSSIYPACFAPYIVVTACSDSTIRFWKCKVTKSQVDDKLHYEWCEWEMIRKDQESTIDITGQPLNISAAYSGRIACAYKYGKSFTRPTKSDPDSRYVNLCVAIYECESTGGSEWILEDTIHLKNIHLPRIPVDQHLDLSYLYDSKFLQKKQRLTQVLQTLSHEDVRLPRNGENGESTKANAGLLAVPSFSTLQSLRKSIIENGNTCPLTQKHLVQLDWVSKEDGSHILTVAVGSKIMLFTPVCSDLAQANMKAMKESQSNNRPILRKASSLAQPQFVDEIRWMKLRKIELTTADGLPPLPMQISWVRDGILVVGMDSEMHVYSQWKPNPKKDCFHSNLQHQESDEFQASRNLRDEDLRTLAHETSQRRLANVSSMPHLSRVSSINLTMLDAKKKRGMQNENLNFDYMPDYGLFEASRIACPVLPQYHPKQLMELLNSGKIRWVKAILSHLVRCISSSCSLRADDESLMKQRGGAWSRSRTMSVSYVGTTSPLEPRGSTTQIPEELTLDYAEITSISPLPLWTLLIADKETNVPHQHKTEDKQDYNELFDSNLDEGESLDDMLDEDYDCSRQKDRRSSVPERQGISHFGPRQGRLLSRLLTHTHLPGLSSLDQMHLLALADTVSTCNVDFAERFAIDAAKNAIAKENLTGIPDGETISTDSLDDCGLRFLLAMKHYNYLIRCLPLAQRAQFQKQGVSSNNLVWAFHSESEEELLGLIPSYAKGQPKWSILKELGIAWWLRSNTILKKCVDKIAKAAFQEKQDPLDAALYYLAMKKKNLVWGLFRNKRDERMTAFFSNNFVEDRWRKAALKNAFALLGKQRFEHAAAFFLLAGGLRDAIDVCLNKLNDIQLAMVIARLYEDDTTSPNLRRLLYEEILGCDKEGLNQDMNKVHPDPFLRSMALWILKDYAGSLNTLLLTNVGTLHPQYNDESDKPEGTTANPNVFNFYVYLRTHPLLIRQYIASTAQDKKKGHSVVISGFSYGTETKSQPDKQLTLEDSITPLERQLYFTTAHAHFKAGCPALALEVLSKLPNKVMETNCEDSPSVLSSPNKSRTQDFQIDTGIINWDDTSKKTDEAKDIVDWSAPVMRQTEDELVLNWDDEPAENDDSPPLSMKLDKKEDSNEKDTKPSGQLDIMAQQLKFVACLKILMEELSTLATGFEVDGGQLRYQLYVWLEREVDALRQLCSYSVSSDGDVNNVSEYEGGMVDDTQPCKPGEQPTLHEILVAEKLDFEAKVQRAARRKKWLKANETLLRTLLSYCSLHGASGGGLASVRMELVLLLQELQQEKTQQQLLSPLPFPTTLPLLSASVACNKTVVADPVRHLQSLAHDMLQTLVELRSPPMPTRNTHYCEVFIMRDLAVALSACIYQSLCDSDTFVMKHQQPDSFPAVAEIETFSGGHLVASNRHHRRYSTDDGVCITTSPSKWPGVTNLRALLAREKDEDTPKLNVLLCEAFVATYMSLFVYALWSCDSHILYRLVGQHFDNSTWSCLFGGGVKKLLRVASTSSQTSGAPGIIERGNDAGSNEAQSTAGTVWNTMTSLTKQRVKLNMKLLGQFTGQQPNMKEDKPTYREQFVSPQMSMISYFLMKPQIDSEYANEIDYDSSDSAVSDLDSSEDEEDVFDTNSKPKNKPKDNTEHSNPNSYSWGVMRLAIVKILQLQLQDFLNVAGIEMQELPVNSPLIHGMLAIVAQWQEALREELDSRGPPHINYIPGCAPDPTPTPGKPAIHKYRSLLEKSNTPFNTRLASAAPANRLWCYLVRQETVQDIFIRAVFGKRRSLSSILENNQAAIDNMNRGTNADDKGSDSGTTSLPEPVRIIHKEQDSISAFCLNQVNPGLMALATPREVQEMNISLLLELPSWLEDECEFDIINLSKQPEPEPVPPTSFLVIQTAADRPLLAQSPQTNSPQPQSGIASQSGRGASVMKGMPAFPGSHDLRFCQFVADRSKHLLQPILKHKIDGIRRISSHPLLPLYLTGSQDGSVSLWEWGHQTAVATPRPSGTFAKVTRVRFSQHGNKFGVADSDGHLSLFQVACREGTARPFFNYQCHSKVTADFVFLGACSLIATAGHGSEGRNVALWDTLLPQNKSLIQGFTCHEQGASAVILAPQHQLLISGGKKGDINIFDVRQRQQRNRFQAHESAIKCLALDPHEEFFVSGAGDGDIKIWGLSAHSLLYSFPGEHPRSSFFKNIGQGVTQLHVDSAGRLFSCGADGSMKVRQLPERDCAVHTLY; translated from the exons ATGAATTGTCATCAAATATTAAGTGGAGCTTGTAATGCGGGTGATCGCTGCTACGCTGTAGGCTCCGTCGAAGGGATTTCTTTTACT GCCTACGCGGCAGGTTGCAATATTGTAATTCTTGCGAGTAACTTTGAACGAGTTCAAATAATTCCCGGAGCTGTACATAACTACATAAGAATTAGTTGCTTGGACTGCAGTACTGATACTGGGAAAATAGCTGCAGCTTATGAAAATCAAGTTTGCATTTTCGAGCCTACTCCACTTATTCATAGCACTTGTTCGCAT CAACTAGAATATCGATGGGTTCAAACTGGTAGTCTGACAACCGAATCAAATATTAGTTCCCTATCATGGAATTTGGAAGGAACAAGACTATTAACTGGTGGCGAACTTTTACAATTATGGCATCAGAATATAACCCCGTTCCAGGAAGAACAAT TGTTGAAGATGAATGTTGTACGAACTCAGGAAGGTATTGTAACTGGGCGTGAGGAAAATACTTCAAATGTTCTTCCAGACT CTAGTACAGTTACTTTTTCAATTGGTGGAGATGCTGAAAGTCCAGCTCCTTGTGATTCAAGTAGCGGAAATGAACCAGGGGCATGGAATTGTGTCTGGAAATGTCGTACAGCTACACCAGTACATCTCATGAGTTTCAGTCCAGATGGTACATTATTTGCAACAACAGGATACAATGATAGATTAGTCAAAATATGGTTTGAGAATAAACAAT TATTTTCGACAAGAAATATGGATCATACAAATGTCACACAATTTATGGGTAGTGACAGTTATAGTTTTGTTTATGTTGCTCATCCTCGTGCAGTGACACATTTATCTTGGCGAAAGACTAGCAAATATATGCCAAA gcGATCCGGTTCCAATATGTTAGTAACATCTTGTAGGGATAACATTTGTCGTGTATGGGCAGAAACGATACCACCCGAGGTCGAAGGTCTAGCTAACATGAGCCAGTTTGAAGGTTCCGATAGGCATGACCATCATGGAAAACATAGGCATCACAATATGCACAAACATCGATTTATGCAGCGACTCAAACATATGAA AACTTGTTTTCATATTCGCCGACACGCAAAACAGCAACATCAAGCTGGCCATACTACAGCACCAACTTTACCCACTTTACCTTCAACGTATTCAGTACATGATTTTCACAATAATTATCAAGGAACAGGTCATTATCCAGGAATGCATTTTCATTTGGCAGCTAGTATCAATGCTGAAACTG ATATACCGTTGGTCCCGAGCTTAATCACCGGAGATCCTGAAAGAGAACCAAATTTTATTCTACACTGGTTAAATAACAAAGAAATGCACTTTACAATGCAAGCGGAAAGTATTTTGCAAGAACTTACTCGTAAAGTCGTAGAAAAGGAAGAGGGATTGCATCAGCAGGATATAGATCATGCTGATCATGATTCCGAAGAAGAAGGTTTATCTA AAAAGGGAATAAGATTACAACCTATACAAAAACCGGCAAGCACAGTTCGATCGATGAGCCAAGAAGAACATAGTAGCGACGAGCACCACACTACTCATACAGTTTCATCGCACCATAGTTTACCACATAGCGCACATTCTCATCAAAGTCTTAG TAATACCACGTCCATTAACTCTATCGCCACAGATGTAACGTCTTCAATAAATCACGTCCCGGATTCGTTGGATACCAAAATAGAGACATTATTACGCGATTGGCATCATAATCCAGATTTACTTTTTTCAATCCATCCGATAGATGGGAGTTTTTTAATATGGCATATCGAATGGTTGGATGAGTATCATCCAGGATCGTTTCGACAAGCACAAATATCATTCTCTACTAGAATACCGAATGCGTTCCCTCTTGGCGATGCTTCCACCATGAGTCACAGTGTATCAATGTATTCTCACAATACTGGCGGTCCTTTATTGAATATACGAGAAGTAGCAAAGTCGTCCACTAAAGTATCGAGTGATG CTGCTGATGTTGCGACACCGTTACCGAGTTTAATTGAACAGGACGAAGAACAGTCGACGTTAACATCAAGAACGGGTCAAGAACTGTTGAAAAATCTTGAAAGTTCATCCGATCCAAATCAGAATACCGCTAAAGATAAGGATGGTCATTTGGAAAATGGAAAATCGAATCAAGAAACTGTTGATTTGTTAGCCCACCCAAGCCCAATTGTATCTATGGTCTCGAAACATTCGAACGGAACTTTAAATCTGTGGCAATTAACGTTTGCCGATAAAACAAAATTTTCACAA GTATTAAGCATTGGACACGCATCGAGAGCTTCGGGACATCGATTTCGAGTAAACGATATTACTTGCCATCCGGTATTGCCCCTATTGGTAACAACATCGCATCACAATATACCAGAATCCGGAACTCAATGTCAGAACATTGATTCAAATGAAAACGTCAGTAATAAGTCAGACTCTAATAAAACAACCCCAAAAGATATCTCGCCTACT GGATTCTGCAGCGAATTGATACTTTGGCGCGTAGATACAGTCGGGCCTCTATCCAAGAGTGGTGGAGTTTCCGAATTAGCGCGTATCAATTCTCCTGAGATTTCAGCATTCTGTAACGTAGCTTGGATTCCAACACTCTTACCGAGTACTACATTAGGTAATTTATCAAACTCACCAAGCGCGTGTTTCGTCGCCAGCGACGGGGAATGTTTAAGGGTATATCAAGCTGTCATCGATGCTAGAACGCTGTTAGCAGAGGTATCAATTAGTGAACGACGAAGCAGAATGATG GATTCTATGGCAAGCCTCTCGACAGACATGTCATCAGACGATGGTATCAGGCAATCGATTCACGATAGGATAAAGATAGTATCTCAACAGTCTACAGCTCGACCAGGTTGTGTTATACAGCTAGATGCTATTGCCGATGCTACCCAC GACTGGCAAAACACGCAATTTCTCCATGTATTCCAAGAACAACTAATTACTGGAGATAGAAATGATGAAAAACAAGTTGGTGTAGATACATCGGTAAATAATTTAGGCCTAATGGAGTCTACTTTGGATGCCATGGTAGATTTGCAACAATCCGCAATCTTCGAAGAACCATTCTATATAGTTGTTCTAGAGAGAACGCAACAAGGTACAACAGTGCATATGTGGCGTCTGGTAATAGCATCTCAACCTGAGACTACTG GATTGTCAGAATCTATGATGTACGTTCCGGATTCTCATTTGGTGCAAGACGAAGACGAAGAGGGAACGCCAGGACGTTATAATCATGCAGAAGGTAGAAGGTCTCGTAGAACAAGTCAGTCTCGCCGCGAGAGTCAAGGTGATACAGACATGTTTTTCCAAAGACGACCACAAAACAGTCATGTTCTTATCACAACTACAAAAGTGTGCACTCAAGAATTACCGTTGCCAGACGGAGTTGAG GTAATACACGCAGCTCCAGCTGCTGGACATTTGAGCAGCTCTTCCATATATCCTGCTTGTTTTGCACCATATATAGTGGTAACCGCATGCAGTGACAGTACAATACGTTTCTGGAAATGCAAGGTAACGAAAAGTCAAGTAGACGACAAATTACACTATGAATGGTGCGAATGGGAAATGATAAGAAAGGACCAAGAATCAACAATCGACATTACAG GTCAACCGTTGAACATAAGCGCTGCATATAGTGGACGCATTGCATGCGCTTACAAGTATGGAAAATCATTTACACGTCCTACAAAAAGTGATCCTGACTCTCGATATGTCAATCTATGTGTTGCTATATACGAATGCGAAAGCACTGGTGGCAGTGAATGGATCTTAGAGGATACTATACATCTGAAGAATATACACTTGCCAAGAATTCCTGTGGATCAACATTTAGATCTGAGTTACCTTTATGatagtaaatttttgcaaaagaaaCAAAGACTTACTCAGGTCTTACAAACGCTTAGTCACGAAGATGTGAGATTACCAAGAAACGGAGAAAATGGAGAGAGTACGAAAGCAAATGCAG GTTTACTCGCTGTTCCATCGTTCAGCACACTTCAGTCGTTGCGAAAGTCGATTATAGAGAACGGCAACACTTGTCCCTTGACACAGAAACATTTGGTTCAATTAGACTGGGTATCAAAAGAAGATGGTTCCCACATTTTGACCGTCGCCGTTGGATCGAAAATTATGCTATTCACCCCAGTTTGTTCAGATCTCGCGCAAGCGAATATGAAAGCAATGAAAGAATCGCAGAGCAACAATCGACCCATATTACGGAAGGCTTCGTCATTAGCACAGCCACAATTCGTCGATGAGATACGGTGGATGAAACTACGAAAGATCGAGTTAACTACGGCGGATGGTCTACCTCCGCTACCAATGCAAATATCCTGGGTAAGGGATGGCATTTTGGTTGTAGGCATGGATTCAGAGATGCATGTTTATTCGCAATGGAAACCAAATCCGAAGAAAGATTGCTTCCATTCGAACTTGCAACATCAAGAATCAGATGAGTTTCAAGCCAGTCGAAACTTACGAGACGAGGATCTGCGAACGTTGGCGCACGAAACGTCTCAAAGACGACTGGCAAACGTATCGTCTATGCCTCATCTGTCTCGAGTCAGCAGTATCAATTTAACTATGCTGGACGCGAAGAAGAAAAGAGGAATGCAAAATGAGAATTTGAATTTTGACTACATGCCAGATTATGGTTTGTTCGAAGCTTCACGTATCGCTTGTCCCGTTCTACCTCAATATCACCCAAAGCAGCTCATGGAATTGCTGAATTCCGGCAAAATTCGATGGGTGAAAGCTATATTATCGCATCTTGTCCGATGTATAAGTAGTTCTTGTTCGTTAAGGGCCGACGACGAAAGTTTGATGAAGCAACGCGGTGGTGCATGGTCACGTTCTAGAACGATGTCGGTTAGCTACGTAGGCACGACATCTCCTCTAGAACCAAGAGGTTCGACCACACAAATACCAGAAGAACTAACGTTGGATTACGCTGAGATAACATCTATATCTCCGTTACCGCTTTGGACCTTGTTGATCGCGGATAAAGAAACGAACGTGCCACACCAACACAAAACTGAGGACAAACAAGACTATAATGAATTGTTCGACAGTAATTTGGACGAAGGTGAGTCACTGGATGACATGCTGGATGAAGATTACGATTGCTCGAGGCAGAAGGATAGACGTTCGTCGGTGCCGGAAAGACAGGGGATATCACACTTTGGCCCAAGGCAAGGTCGATTGTTGTCGCGGTTACTAACGCATACCCACTTACCAGGCTTATCGAGCCTCGATCAAATGCATCTGCTCGCTCTGGCTGACACAGTTTCCACTTGCAATGTAGATTTCGCGGAAAGATTCGCGATCGACGCTGCCAAAAACGCGATAGCTAAGGAAAATTTGACTGGCATTCCGGATGGAGAGACTATCTCGACAGACTCGTTGGACGATTGTGGACTCCGATTTTTGTTAGccatgaagcattacaattacTTGATCCGTTGTCTTCCATTGGCACAGAGAGCGCAATTCCAAAAGCAAGGTGTTTCGTCGAACAACCTAGTCTGGGCATTTCACTCTGAGTCTGAAGAAGAACTGTTAGGTTTGATACCTTCATATGCAAAAGGACAACCAAAATGGAGCATCTTAAAAGAACTCGGAATAGCTTGGTGGCTTAGAAGCAACACTATATTGAAGAAATGCGTAGACAAAATTGCAAAAGCTGCTTTTCAAGAGAAACAAGATCCTCTTGACGCTGCCCTGTATTATTTAGCGATGAAGAAAAAGAATCTCGTATGGGGCTTGTTTAGAAATAAGCGGGACGAAAGAATGACGGCTTTCTTTTCGAATAATTTTGTTGAAGATCGTTGGAGGAAAGCAGCCTTGAAGAACGCGTTCGCTCTGCTTGGCAAACAGAGATTCGAGCATGCTGCAGCGTTCTTTCTGTTAGCGGGCGGACTGAGAGATGCTATTGACGTATGTTTAAATAAATTGAACGATATACAATTGGCAATGGTGATTGCCAGACTTTACGAAGACGATACTACCTCGCCGAATTTAAGAAGATTGCTGTATGAAGAGATTTTAGGCTGTGATAAAGAAGGATTAAATCAAGATATGAACAAGGTACATCCAGATCCATTTTTACGTAGTATGGCCCTTTGGATTCTTAAAGATTACGCAGGATCACTCAACACACTGCTTCTAACAAATGTTGGTACCTTACATCCGCAATATAACGACGAGTCTGATAAACCGGAAGGGACGACAG CAAATCCAAACGTATTCAACTTTTATGTCTACCTTCGAACACACCCGTTGCTCATTAGACAATACATTGCCTCTACTGCTCAGGATAAGAAAAAAGGTCATTCGGTAGTTATATCCGGATTCAGTTACGGTACAGAGACAAAATCGCAACCTGACAAACAATTAACATTAGAAGATAGTATCACTCCATTGGAGAGACAGCTGTACTTCACAACTGCGCATGCACATTTTAAAGCAGGATGTCCAGCCCTTGCCCTTGAGGTTCTTTCCAAGTTACCTAATAAAGTGATGGAGACTAACTGCGAAGATTCACCTA GTGTGTTGAGTAGTCCAAATAAATCAAGAACCCAAGACTTCCAAATAGATACCGGAATCATTAACTGGGATGACACTTCAAAgaaaacggacgaagccaaag ACATAGTTGACTGGTCTGCACCTGTGATGCGTCAAACTGAAGACGAATTGGTGCTAAACTGGGATGATGAACCCGCTGAAAACGACGATAGCCCACCGTTAAGCATGAAACTAGATAAAAAAGAAGACAGCAATG AGAAAGATACTAAACCGTCAGGACAATTAGATATTATGGCGCAACAACTGAAATTCGTGGCCTGTTTAAAAATCCTAATGGAAGAACTGTCAACGTTAGCAACGGGTTTTGAAGTGGATGGAGGTCAATTACGATATCAGCTATACGTGTGGCTCGAGCGAGAAGTAGATGCTCTTAGACAGCTTTGCAGTTATAGCGTTAGTTCGGACGGAGATGTAAACAATGTTTCGGAAT ACGAAGGTGGTATGGTAGATGACACACAACCATGTAAACCTGGTGAACAACCAACTTTGCATGAAATATTGGTGGCGGAGAAATTAGATTTCGAAGCCAAAGTACAACGAGCTGCCCGAAGAAAAAAATGGTTAAAAG CGAACGAAACACTGCTGCGAACATTGTTATCCTACTGTTCTTTACATGGAGCATCTGGTGGAGGCTTAGCATCCGTAAGAATGGAACTTGTCCTTCTATTGCAAGAATTACAACAAGAAAAGACTCAGCAACAGTTACTCAGTCCTCTTCCATTCCCAACGACACTTCCTCTTTTAAGTGCTAGTGTGGCGTGCAACAAAACTGTTGTGGCAGATCCTGTTAGGCATTTGCAA TCCTTAGCCCACGACATGTTGCAGACGTTGGTGGAATTACGTAGCCCACCAATGCCCACGAGAAACACGCATTATTGTGAAGTATTCATAATGAGAGATTTGGCAGTTGCTTTGAGCGCTTGTATTTATCAGTCACTTTGCGATTCTGATACTTTTGTTATGAAACACCAACAACCAGACAG CTTCCCAGCGGTTGCAGAAATTGAGACATTCTCTGGTGGTCACTTAGTAGCCTCGAATAGACATCATCGAAGATATTCTACGGATGATGGTGTATGCATAACCACTTCCCCCTCTAAATGGCCAGGTGTAACCAACCTGCGCGCATTGCTAGCTCGTGAGAAAGACGAGGACACGCCGAAATTAAATGTTCTCCTTTGCGAAGCTTTCGTGGCTACTTATATGAGCTTGTTTGTTTACGCGTTATGGAGTTGCGATAGTCATATTCTTTACAGGCTCGTAGGCCAACACTTCGATAACAGCACCTGGTCCTGCCTGTTTGGAGGCGGAGTGAAAAAATTGTTACGCGTCGCAAGCACGAGTAGCCAG ACGAGTGGAGCACCAGGAATAATAGAGAGGGGTAATGATGCGGGTTCAAACGAAGCGCAAAGTACCGCAGGAACGGTATGGAACACTATGACTTCGTTGACGAAACAACGTGTAAAATTGAATATGAAATTGTTGGGCCAATTTACGGGTCAACAGCCAAATATGAAAGAAGACAAACCCACGTATAGAGAACAATTCGTTTCGCCTCAAATGAGCATGATATCGTACTTTTTAATGAAG CCACAGATAGATAGTGAATACGCGAACGAAATCGATTACGATTCGTCCGATTCTGCAGTGTCGGATTTAGACTCCTCTGAGGACGAAGAAGATGTATTCGATACCAATTCGAAACCAAAGAATAAACCAAAGGACAATACGGAACACTCGAATCCGAATTCATACAGTTGGGGTGTTATGCGCTTAGCCATAGTCAAGATATTGCAACTGCAGCTCCAGGATTTCCTAAATGTTGCTGGCATAGAGATGCAAG AATTGCCTGTGAATAGTCCTCTGATTCATGGGATGTTAGCTATCGTAGCACAGTGGCAGGAAGCGTTACGCGAAGAGTTAGACAGCAGAGGGCCACCACATATCAATTACATTCCTGGTTGTGCTCCAGACCCAACACCTACACCGGGCAAACCAGCGATTCACAAATATCGTTCGCTACTTGAAAAGAGCAATACACCGTTCAA TACACGCTTAGCATCGGCGGCACCTGCGAATCGGCTGTGGTGTTATTTAGTTCGACAAGAGACGGTACAGGATATTTTTATCCGCGCTGTATTCGGCAAACGTAGATCTTTGTCGTCAATTTTAGAGAACAACCAAGCAGCAATCGATAATATGAATCGTGGAACAAACGCAGATGACAAAGGTAGCGACAGTGGAACCACCAGTTTACCTGAACCAGTTCGAATTATTCACAAAGAACAAGATAGCATCAGTGCCTTCTGTCTCAATCAG GTGAATCCAGGCTTAATGGCTTTGGCAACTCCACGGGAGGTACAAGAAATGAATATATCGCTGTTACTAGAACTTCCGTCCTGGTTAgaagatgaatgtgaattcgatatcATTAATTTGAGCAAACAGCCAGAACCGGAACCAGTGCCACCAACTAGTTTCTTAGTCATTCAG ACAGCAGCAGATCGACCATTACTTGCTCAAAGTCCACAGACGAACAGCCCCCAACCCCAGTCAGGCATTGCTAGTCAAAGTGGAAGAGGAGCTAGTGTT ATGAAGGGGATGCCCGCTTTTCCTGGCTCCCACGACCTGCGTTTCTGTCAATTTGTTGCCGATAGGAGCAAACACTTGTTGCAACCG ATTCTGAAGCATAAAATCGATGGTATAAGAAGAATCTCCTCGCATCCGCTTTTACCATTAT ACCTGACCGG